The DNA segment ggagctcaacacgtaactgctgagtcgagctcaagccttaacctagtttgtcgagctttaatgaagtcaatatattcaaacgagtttacgaatttgtcgagccttaatcgagttgagcttgaactcaacacgtaatgatgaatatcaattctatttaaaCGAATTTGttgaaccttaatcgagtcgagctcgagctcaacacgtaacgatgaatatcaattctattcaaacaagtttgtcgaaccttaatcgagtcgagctcgaggtcaACACGTAAGTACGTAACTgtcaagtcaagttcgagcttcTTCCTTCAAGCtcgagccaagtcgagtttgaagtttcattagtcgagctgactgaactcgagctcgacttggctcgtaTTCACCCCTATCTACATACCGCTTCTTCACTTACCCTTTTCATTTGGAGGTATCAGTACTATTATACGGGCCAGCGCTTCTCGAGTTCTTGTTATGGTAAAGATAGTCAGCTGGATGCATTTACAGAAAGAAGGGAGATGGTAATGGTGGATCTTGGGACGTTTCCAATGAATATTTAGGATGGGTGTGAAACAAAACAAGGGTGGGACTTGAATATGACCAGCATCAGTTGTTCTGCAACTGCAAATGCTTCAACACCATTTGGAGGCACCTATAGGAGGTCTCGGAAGTTGGCTTTCTAATGGAGTGTttgattgttttgattttttattttaaaattaaaaattctagAAAGAAATCCCACCTCGAACTGGagattctaaaattaaaaatcatgtGTTCGATAAAcagaaactaaaattttaaaattaataaattaaaatcaTCATGGCATGTGTCCTAATTAAGGGatataaacaaattttaaacttataaaataacaattaaaattttgaaattttgattctagaatgaGATCCATTTTTTCTCCAACTTCAAATGTACAAAAACCACTTATAAGATCAGGCTGCCTTCTCCAATATcgagagtctctctctctcactctctctctctctgtgtaccCATTATGGCTTTTTGTGTAGGGGGGATGAATTGGCCTGATCAGAAAGACAACCGGGGAACAGCAGGAGGCCCACACTGCTCGTCTATCAACTACttatagaaagagaaaacaggAATGAATAGTTCCTACTCTAATCTTCAATCTGTCCAACGACGACCACACAGAATTCATCGTGTGGGAGAATTGGTTCCTCTAAGACGGCACTGGCGAGCAGATACCGACAGCTTTTCTTTCAAATGATGAGGGAagccatttttttatttttttatttctcctccttttctttttggaggATGCACACTTGCCGACTGAATCGGCGCGTGTTGAACGTGATATTATCTGATTCTGTCACTGACCTCAGCCATATCCCGATGTCGATCCCACCAACCAGAAAAGACTCTCCTCGTCACCTTGAGACTGCTAGAAAAGATACAAACCCCCATGGACATTGAATTGTTGACCTCTTTCATTACCTGGTTCGTCTCATTACAGGCAACAATCTGTAGACTGTACAGGTTCTTAATTGGAGGTAGCGCTTCTGTGGTGGCAATCCCTTATTTCTCCAAGTTAAAATCGAGTGAAGATCTTCATCTGAAAAATAGAGTGTCCATCGTCCCCTCGAAATCGACGCCAGATGCAGAAGGAACCATTTTAACATATTGAGTTGCACGCGCAGGTGGGTTGGGACGAAGGAGATATATAGGTTCAGGAACAGGACCATCCTACTGCTTTCTTGTCCCTTCCAGCGAGGGGCTTGTACCATCCGCTATGAATTAAATTGCTTAGATGGGAACGCAGAATCTACAATATGTGCTCTTGTTTCTGCTTTAATTATGTGGTTGTCTTCCAATCAAAAGGAGAGATAGGTTTGATATACAGGGTTCTTCATTTGCCCTTTAGTTGTGCTGCAGACACTTGCAGCAttgagatagagagggagagagagctcatTCACCTTCCATGACCATACGATTTATGGACCCTTTGTTGTTACAGACTGTTGGCTTTGCAGATATGAAGAGAAACAAGGAATGCTGGAGCCGCGGAGGGGTGGAAGAGATTCCCTTCCTCTTCCATGGCGCCAACAACGACACCACCACCACCGGAAACAATGCCGTCTTCGTGACCCCCGCCGGGAAGCTTCCATCTTCCCGGTACAAGGGAGTGGTTCCCCAGCCAAACGGCAAGTGGGGAGCTCAAATATACGAGCAGCACCAGCGGGTGTGGCTGGGGACGTTCCGCAAGGAGGTGGAGGCGGCGGTGGCCTACGACGTCGCCGCCCTCAAGTACAGAGGAGGAGAGGCTGTCACCAACTTCAGGATCGTGTGGGAAGACCAACACCAGACCGCCTTCTTGGAGGCTCACTCCAAGGAAGAGATCATCGACATGCTCAGGAAGAACACCTACCACGAAGAGCTGGCTGCGGCCAAAGAAAACGCCGCGGGCTCTTGTCCCTCATCGGCGTGGGCGGGGCGAGAGTTTCGCCTGAGATTCATGGAGAAGGAGGCGTTGTTCGATAAGGTGCTGACGCCCAGCGACGTGGGGAAGCTCAACAGGCTCGTGATTCCGAAGCAGTACGCCGAGGCATGCTTTCCTCAGCTGCTCAACGGCGGCAGCGATAGCCTGCTGCTCGGCTTCGAAGACGAAGGTGGGCGAGTTTGGAGGATCAAGTACTCGTTCTGGAATAGCAGCCAGAGCTATGTCCTGACTAGAGGCTGGAGAGGGTTTGTGAAGGAGAAGGGGCTCCAGGCAGGAGATGTGATCACGTTCTCTAGGTCTATTGCTGGTCCTGATCAGAATCTGTATCATATAACATCGAAGCATGCCGGAGGAGGAGACTCTGATTGCTCCACATCGCATGAAGAACTCCTGCAATATGCAACACAGCATTGAAAGTCTTTGGGATGATGCTGGAGAGTTTTGTTCAATCCTTTGATCGGTTGCAAGATCCAGTGCATGTCACCGGGAAGGTATTCAACGCCATTAATTACCAGTTTGGATTCAGAACCATGGCTGTGTCATGCTTAAAGGGGAGTTACTCAATTATTTATGTTCACTAGTGTCATTCTCCATTATTAGGGAGGCGTTCGGCCGTGTTGAATTTTGCTTGTAGAATTAAAAATTTAGGCAAAATTTCATGTCAAAttgaaattggaatgaaaattttagttctaattttcttttgtgtttgatagtctaaaatttcatttttagaatgaaaaaaaatgatgagcttgataaaatataaattaaacttttaaaattgtTAAATTGGAACTATCATAACATGCgatgaaaaaacttaaaattctagaattgtaATTTCACCCCTAAGAGAACATTATatttccagaattttgattGAATGAGTTTAttaaataatcaaaattttttgtttgatgacacaatttccatttcatcaacaaaatgagaattatTATAATTTCAATCACGTCAAGGATAGTGGATTCTAAGTTGAAGTTTGCAGTTTTCCACACATCCCACGGCTTTAAATAACAACTCACATCAACAGAAACCTAACCAGTAGAAATTACTATTATGAACCGTTATGAAGGCAAGAAAGATGACTGCCATGCATGGCTTTATAAAGAAGCCAAATTCCAAAGAAGTTCTTCGTGTAGTAAAGCTGATTTAATTGATATTAGAAGTCACACACTATATAAGAGTTCTGCCAGAGTCACACACTCATCAAACCCAACTAAGTTtgtggttgttgttgttgttgctgatattgatttgaattAACTGATTTAACTTGATTCTCAAGGTACATAGCATAATTGGTTGAGCAAGGACTTGTGACatggttgttgttgttgttattatttatttagattttttttgaattaagtGATTTAACTTCAGCTTCTAGGGGCACAACATAGCTGGTCGGACTAGGGCATGTGAActggttgttgttgttattatgGACATTGATTTGGGTTTGATTTGAATTAGCTAATTTAACTTGAGCCTCCAAGGGACATAACATAGATGGTTGGACTCGGGCGTGTGAAGTAgttgttgctgttgttgttAATGTCGATATTGATTTGAATTACTTGACTTAACTTAAGCCTCAAGAGACATAACATAGCTGGTTTGATCCGACTGGGGCATGTGAAAAGGTAAGTCTCGAATTCAATTTAATCACTATGTTTCCATATATTAAGTCGTGTGACACAACGCATAAGTTGAAGAGTGTATTACTGCTGATACTATTGCATCTTGAAGGCAGGATAAATGAGATGACTTTCGAGATTCTTTTTTAGCCAATGATGGTGTGTTATCCTCATGCTCACCTAAAACTTATTTAACTTGAATTGtgggaaaatgatcaaatgaaaaGATACTATTTCTCAACTGCATCAAAGAGAACAACCATGCCCGCCATTCGTCATACATATCCATAAAAGGCtacatttttcttcaatgggacttatatatatatatctagagagagagagacagagagagagagagactatgagacttttttttcctctttgcaATTACTTACCACCCCACTCTAAGAGTAGTACTTATAAGTAGATATCATTCGACAAGGTTTATTTACAATGATCAGAATAATGCCTCAGATCATGTAGCTTGGAtatgaaaatatgaatttttgagcCTTAAAATTGGCCAATACTAAGAAGTtgattgctctctctctctctctctctctctctatatatatatatatatatatatatatatatatatatatatatatatatatatatcaaatcggctatataattttaaaagttcaaTAGTaatatcttcttcttccctctcctTTATATGTATAAAATGTTTGCCTGCTGCTGAAATTTAACACTAACGTTCAGCTAAAGGTGCAGGAAAGCTTGTATTTAAAAACCGTTTGAGACATTTATCTGACCGATAATTGTGTACTTCAATTAAACAAATCATTGATTGTATATTATTAGATAAGCCAAGGGTTAACAACCTATTACCTGAAAAAGAAACCCGGAGGCCGCCGATTCCCCATTACTTTCAGGTTTCTACGCTGCATCGGCATCAATTATTGACTTGTGTATAAAAGGAAGCATCTTGAAGGGTCACTGACTTATTTTAGCGAGTTtcaaatagggatgtcaatgaaatCAGATAAATTCTTAATTGTatctgttttttcggatattcacatatttggattcagacacaaataaaaaagtcatatctgaatctgaaatcctaTTTAACAATCCAAATGTgttttgaatctgatttttatattcatatccgaatcctaAATACTGTTTAACAATCCGAATCAGATGTGAGtccgatttttaaattcatgtc comes from the Nymphaea colorata isolate Beijing-Zhang1983 chromosome 14, ASM883128v2, whole genome shotgun sequence genome and includes:
- the LOC116267626 gene encoding AP2/ERF and B3 domain-containing transcription factor RAV1-like, encoding MKRNKECWSRGGVEEIPFLFHGANNDTTTTGNNAVFVTPAGKLPSSRYKGVVPQPNGKWGAQIYEQHQRVWLGTFRKEVEAAVAYDVAALKYRGGEAVTNFRIVWEDQHQTAFLEAHSKEEIIDMLRKNTYHEELAAAKENAAGSCPSSAWAGREFRLRFMEKEALFDKVLTPSDVGKLNRLVIPKQYAEACFPQLLNGGSDSLLLGFEDEGGRVWRIKYSFWNSSQSYVLTRGWRGFVKEKGLQAGDVITFSRSIAGPDQNLYHITSKHAGGGDSDCSTSHEELLQYATQH